In Aeromicrobium marinum DSM 15272, one genomic interval encodes:
- a CDS encoding Rieske 2Fe-2S domain-containing protein, whose amino-acid sequence MSTVDGRTRSVSGVCPHLGGILRWNDAERSWDCPLHGSRFAPDGELLEGPATSPLVPVDRDR is encoded by the coding sequence GTGTCCACGGTCGACGGACGCACGCGCTCGGTCTCGGGGGTCTGCCCCCACCTGGGCGGGATCCTGCGATGGAACGACGCCGAAAGGTCGTGGGACTGCCCGCTGCACGGGTCGCGGTTCGCCCCAGACGGCGAGCTGCTCGAGGGGCCGGCGACCTCACCGCTCGTCCCGGTCGATCGCGACCGCTGA
- a CDS encoding alpha/beta hydrolase, protein MTSSSRLVATHVPDRPEGSVLVLHGGGSRGPDATVSRRQLSVLRMVPLARHLAHAEPSRLAVFRLLNSARGWSGPPTPVDDALRAVEEVGRRVGPDLPVGLVGHSLGGRAALLAGGAAPVTSVVALNPWVMADDSRADLAGRQVLVVHGGQDRVASPSRSLGVADRIGRRTRCSYVRVEEGGHAMVRHHRTFTGLATEFTRSVLLDAQVSDLVTALARGGGRIRL, encoded by the coding sequence GTGACGTCCTCCTCCCGCCTCGTGGCGACCCACGTGCCCGACCGGCCGGAGGGCTCCGTCCTGGTGCTCCACGGTGGCGGCTCCCGAGGCCCCGACGCGACCGTGTCGCGGCGGCAGCTGTCGGTCCTGCGGATGGTCCCGCTGGCCCGGCACCTCGCCCACGCGGAGCCGTCACGTCTAGCGGTCTTCCGGCTGCTCAACTCGGCCCGCGGGTGGAGCGGTCCGCCCACGCCGGTGGACGACGCCCTCCGTGCCGTGGAGGAGGTCGGTCGACGTGTCGGACCCGACCTGCCGGTCGGGCTGGTCGGTCATTCCCTCGGCGGCAGGGCCGCACTGCTGGCCGGCGGTGCAGCGCCGGTCACGAGCGTCGTCGCCCTCAACCCCTGGGTCATGGCCGACGACAGTCGAGCCGACCTCGCCGGCCGTCAAGTCCTGGTGGTGCACGGGGGTCAGGACCGGGTGGCGTCGCCCTCCCGATCGCTCGGGGTGGCCGACCGGATCGGACGCCGGACCCGCTGCTCCTACGTCCGCGTCGAGGAGGGTGGGCACGCGATGGTGCGCCACCACCGGACGTTCACCGGACTGGCCACGGAGTTCACCCGCTCGGTCCTGCTCGACGCCCAGGTGTCCGACCTGGTGACGGCACTGGCCCGCGGAGGCGGCCGGATCCGGCTCTGA
- a CDS encoding SRPBCC family protein, translated as MPEISRTVTVDQPLERVWTFLTDFTTTEEWDPPTVSTERISGDGTEGTVYRNVSKVLGHETEVEYTVLTFAPMREFVLEGRTTGLELLDTLEFEGDDRRTTVTYTAEFSPQGAAKLAEPLMPVALKKIGDDAAESMERTLESL; from the coding sequence ATGCCCGAGATCAGCCGCACCGTCACGGTCGACCAGCCCCTGGAGCGGGTGTGGACGTTCCTGACCGACTTCACCACCACCGAGGAGTGGGACCCGCCGACCGTCTCGACCGAGCGGATCAGCGGCGACGGGACCGAGGGCACGGTGTACCGCAACGTGTCCAAGGTGCTGGGCCACGAGACCGAGGTGGAGTACACCGTGCTGACCTTCGCGCCGATGCGCGAGTTCGTGCTCGAGGGGCGCACCACCGGCCTGGAGCTGCTGGACACCCTGGAGTTCGAGGGGGACGACCGGCGGACCACCGTGACGTACACGGCCGAGTTCAGCCCCCAGGGTGCCGCCAAGCTCGCCGAGCCGCTCATGCCGGTCGCGCTGAAGAAGATCGGTGACGATGCGGCCGAGAGCATGGAGCGTACGCTCGAGTCGTTGTGA
- a CDS encoding DUF3618 domain-containing protein, translated as MTSTTGRHADTADLAEELSHTREQLGATVHELGERLDVKRQVTDSAHEVGHQVASSADRARRSLIAHAPEVAVASVAAGVAWVAWKRL; from the coding sequence ATGACCAGCACCACAGGTCGACACGCCGACACGGCGGACCTTGCCGAGGAGCTGTCCCACACGCGCGAGCAGCTCGGCGCCACCGTGCACGAGCTGGGTGAGCGCCTCGACGTCAAGCGACAGGTCACCGATTCGGCGCACGAGGTCGGCCACCAGGTGGCCTCGTCGGCGGACCGCGCCCGACGGTCGCTGATCGCCCACGCCCCCGAGGTCGCCGTGGCGTCCGTCGCGGCGGGGGTCGCCTGGGTCGCCTGGAAGCGGCTCTGA